In a single window of the Luteibaculum oceani genome:
- a CDS encoding C40 family peptidase, with product MKIINLLYVIPGRAEPSDKAEMITQLLFGESLELLEEQEKWCKVKNLEDDYECWVDKKQLTFVEDEEFEVWNSVNKSYNCVPQFTLLSNRGSIHLSYGAWVPDSQAINIGDWRISIKSTIQCKADNWSSYVITWINTPYLWGGKTLMGVDCSGFVQQCFAYLGVYLPRDAWQQQQKGELIGNASSWKKGDLAFFESNGKVTHVGIIWEDQKIIHASGRVRIDLLSEEGIRDLNDINNLTHKLHSVKRVYEFEH from the coding sequence ATGAAAATAATCAACCTCCTGTACGTAATTCCCGGTAGAGCAGAACCTTCCGATAAAGCTGAAATGATTACTCAGCTCCTTTTTGGGGAAAGCCTAGAACTTCTTGAAGAACAAGAGAAATGGTGTAAGGTTAAAAACTTGGAGGATGATTACGAATGCTGGGTTGATAAAAAGCAACTCACCTTTGTTGAGGATGAAGAGTTTGAAGTGTGGAATTCAGTTAATAAATCTTACAACTGTGTTCCTCAGTTCACCCTACTTTCCAACCGAGGAAGTATCCACCTATCCTATGGTGCCTGGGTGCCAGATTCCCAAGCTATTAATATCGGTGATTGGCGGATATCTATTAAATCCACCATCCAATGCAAAGCAGATAACTGGTCAAGCTATGTAATCACTTGGATTAACACACCATACCTATGGGGTGGTAAAACACTTATGGGTGTAGATTGTAGTGGGTTTGTACAACAATGTTTTGCTTATTTGGGAGTTTACTTACCCAGAGATGCATGGCAACAGCAGCAAAAAGGTGAGTTAATAGGGAACGCATCTTCATGGAAAAAAGGTGATTTAGCTTTTTTTGAATCAAATGGCAAAGTAACCCACGTAGGGATAATCTGGGAAGATCAAAAAATCATCCACGCCTCCGGAAGGGTTCGCATAGATCTTTTGTCGGAAGAAGGTATTAGAGACCTTAACGACATCAATAATTTAACTCACAAACTACATTCCGTTAAACGCGTTTATGAATTCGAGCATTAA
- the clpB gene encoding ATP-dependent chaperone ClpB, with protein MNFDRYTQNAQQVVQSAQAEAIKRDHQFIEPSHLLKALIDKEEEFISYVFKKHSANLLNLKSVLELDLDRLPKVQGGNVQLSQNSSKVLVKAENYLKEFKDEYVASEHLLLSILDNGGKTGQMLKDAGLKLKSVINTIADLRNGDRVSSNTQETAYKALEKFAINLKEQARNGKLDPVIGRDDEIRRVIQILSRKTKNNPILIGEPGVGKTAIAEGIAHRMVKEDVPENLLSKQIYALDMGALIAGAKYKGEFEERLKGVVKEVVNSDGNIILFIDEIHTLVGAGGGEGAMDAANILKPALARGELRAIGATTLNEYQKYFEKDKALERRFQKVFVSEPDREAAISILRGIKDRYETHHKVLIKDEAIISAVDLSTRYISDRFLPDKAIDLMDEAASKLRMEMNSKPEELDEVDRRILQLEIEREAIKREKDEEKLSKLGEELADLNKKRRDLKAQWEKEKEIINGVQSVKEEIDELKLAAEKAEREGDYGKVAEIRYGKLKELELKLEEAKKAIQERAHSSKLLKEEVDAEEIADVVSKWTGIPLNRMLESEREKLLKLEERLVKRVVGQDEALTAVADAVRRSRAGLQDEKKPIGSFLFLGSTGVGKTELAKALSEFLFNDEKAMTRIDMSEFQERHAVSRLVGSPPGYVGYDEGGQLTEAVRRRPYSVILLDEIEKAHPDVFNILLQVLDDGRLTDNKGRTVDFKNTIIIMTSNIGSDIIASNFENAGDNELDETYETTKIQVFELLKKSLRPEFLNRIDEVVTFRPLNQSVIKDIIRIQMNAVNARLEDKGLNIKLSEEGLEWLINQGYDPSFGARPVKRLIQNQILNELSKAILGGEVKAGEELVMDVFEGKVVFRKPLEEEALF; from the coding sequence ATGAATTTTGACAGATATACCCAAAATGCCCAGCAAGTCGTTCAAAGCGCGCAGGCTGAAGCCATTAAAAGGGATCATCAATTTATAGAACCCTCTCACCTACTAAAAGCATTAATTGATAAGGAAGAGGAGTTTATCTCCTATGTTTTTAAGAAACATTCCGCCAACCTTCTAAATCTTAAATCGGTATTAGAGCTAGATTTAGATCGTTTACCAAAAGTACAAGGCGGAAACGTTCAATTGAGCCAGAACAGTTCCAAAGTTTTGGTGAAAGCAGAGAATTACCTGAAAGAATTTAAAGATGAGTATGTCGCCTCGGAACACCTCCTTTTATCAATTCTAGATAACGGCGGCAAAACAGGGCAAATGCTAAAAGATGCCGGACTCAAATTGAAATCCGTAATCAATACCATAGCCGATTTAAGAAACGGAGACCGTGTTTCATCAAATACCCAGGAAACGGCATACAAAGCGCTTGAGAAATTTGCAATCAACCTTAAAGAGCAGGCTAGAAATGGAAAATTAGACCCCGTTATTGGCCGTGACGATGAAATTAGACGTGTAATTCAAATACTATCCAGAAAAACCAAAAACAACCCCATTCTTATTGGAGAACCTGGTGTTGGTAAAACGGCCATTGCAGAGGGAATTGCTCATAGAATGGTGAAGGAGGATGTTCCAGAAAACCTATTATCCAAACAAATTTATGCCTTGGATATGGGTGCCTTAATTGCTGGTGCTAAGTACAAAGGAGAGTTTGAAGAACGCCTCAAAGGGGTTGTAAAAGAGGTGGTAAACTCCGATGGTAATATCATACTCTTTATAGACGAAATTCACACTTTGGTTGGAGCCGGTGGCGGCGAAGGAGCTATGGATGCCGCTAACATTCTTAAACCAGCCCTTGCTAGAGGAGAATTACGCGCTATAGGAGCCACCACCCTAAACGAATACCAAAAGTATTTTGAAAAGGATAAGGCCCTAGAAAGAAGATTCCAGAAAGTATTTGTAAGTGAACCAGATAGAGAGGCCGCTATATCGATACTTAGAGGTATTAAAGACAGATATGAAACCCACCACAAGGTTCTTATAAAGGACGAAGCCATTATAAGTGCAGTGGATCTTTCTACAAGGTACATTTCCGATAGATTCCTACCAGACAAAGCCATTGACTTAATGGATGAAGCGGCATCTAAGCTTCGCATGGAAATGAATTCTAAACCCGAGGAGTTAGATGAGGTGGACAGAAGAATCCTTCAGTTGGAAATTGAGAGAGAAGCCATCAAAAGAGAAAAAGACGAAGAGAAATTATCCAAACTTGGAGAAGAATTAGCCGACCTTAATAAAAAACGCCGCGACCTTAAGGCCCAATGGGAAAAGGAAAAAGAAATAATAAACGGTGTACAAAGCGTAAAGGAGGAAATAGACGAGCTTAAACTCGCTGCTGAAAAGGCTGAAAGAGAAGGCGACTACGGAAAAGTAGCAGAAATTAGATATGGAAAATTAAAAGAGCTAGAGTTAAAACTAGAAGAAGCGAAAAAGGCAATTCAAGAGCGTGCACACAGCTCTAAATTGTTAAAGGAAGAAGTTGATGCCGAGGAAATAGCCGATGTGGTTAGTAAATGGACAGGAATTCCTCTAAATAGAATGCTGGAAAGCGAAAGGGAGAAGCTTTTAAAATTAGAAGAACGACTTGTAAAGCGCGTTGTAGGGCAAGACGAGGCTCTTACCGCTGTTGCAGATGCCGTTCGAAGATCTAGGGCTGGTTTACAGGACGAAAAGAAACCAATTGGATCCTTTTTATTCCTAGGATCAACAGGGGTAGGAAAAACGGAATTGGCTAAAGCACTAAGTGAATTCTTATTTAACGACGAAAAAGCCATGACGCGAATTGACATGAGTGAGTTCCAAGAGCGTCACGCTGTTAGCCGCTTGGTAGGTTCTCCTCCTGGTTATGTGGGGTACGACGAAGGTGGTCAATTAACCGAAGCGGTTAGACGCCGCCCTTATTCGGTAATATTGTTAGACGAAATCGAAAAGGCCCACCCCGATGTATTTAACATTCTACTTCAGGTTCTTGACGATGGAAGATTAACTGACAACAAAGGCCGCACCGTAGATTTTAAAAACACCATAATTATTATGACCTCCAACATAGGGTCGGATATTATTGCCAGCAATTTCGAAAATGCGGGCGACAACGAACTTGATGAAACCTACGAAACCACGAAAATTCAGGTATTCGAACTATTGAAGAAAAGTTTGCGCCCCGAGTTTTTAAACCGTATTGATGAAGTGGTAACCTTCCGACCACTGAATCAAAGTGTGATTAAAGACATCATTCGAATTCAGATGAACGCCGTAAATGCTCGACTCGAGGACAAGGGCCTAAACATCAAATTATCCGAGGAAGGATTAGAATGGCTTATAAATCAAGGATATGACCCAAGTTTTGGAGCGCGTCCAGTTAAGCGATTGATTCAAAATCAAATCCTGAACGAACTGTCGAAAGCTATATTAGGTGGCGAGGTTAAGGCTGGAGAAGAATTGGTAATGGATGTTTTTGAGGGCAAGGTGGTCTTTAGAAAACCGCTGGAGGAAGAAGCATTATTTTAA
- a CDS encoding SixA phosphatase family protein — protein sequence MSLELFVIRHAKSSWAENQLKDYDRPLNNRGYKSIEIMGEHLKSQQIKPDIILYSTAKRTTETFEGLLPFVQSDQLKISPNRILYHASSQTIFSAISEIPTSCKKAFYIGHNPGVTDFVNELCGENISNIPTLGIAHIQLEIKSWNEIFLGTGTLKDFVYPKKFSPNL from the coding sequence ATGAGTTTAGAACTTTTTGTTATTCGCCATGCAAAGTCCTCTTGGGCTGAAAATCAGTTAAAAGATTACGACCGACCCCTTAATAATCGAGGTTATAAATCCATAGAAATCATGGGTGAACACCTTAAAAGCCAACAAATTAAGCCCGACATAATTCTTTATTCCACCGCTAAACGGACTACCGAAACCTTTGAGGGGCTTCTCCCCTTTGTTCAATCGGATCAATTAAAAATATCTCCTAACCGGATTTTGTATCACGCCTCCAGCCAAACCATTTTCTCTGCCATCAGTGAAATACCAACTAGCTGCAAGAAGGCATTTTATATTGGACACAATCCAGGTGTAACCGATTTTGTTAATGAGCTATGCGGAGAAAACATAAGCAATATCCCAACACTGGGGATAGCTCACATCCAACTCGAAATCAAATCTTGGAATGAAATTTTTCTGGGAACGGGAACGCTAAAGGACTTTGTGTATCCTAAAAAGTTCTCCCCTAACCTCTAA
- a CDS encoding branched-chain amino acid aminotransferase: protein MKDVMEIRVDKTTNSKIAEVDFDNLPFGKIFSDHMFVMDYANGEWKDLRITPYQNIEISPANSTLHYGQTIFEGLKAYKAENGEILVFRPGANLDRLNKSAQRMCMPEIPKELFIEALKKLIDIDRAWVPGKEGQTLYIRPFMFATDEFIGIRPSDTYRFIIFTCPVANYYNKPVRVKIEEHYSRAGQGGLGFAKTAANYAASLYPAKQAQKQGYDQLIWTNSGSHEFIEESGTMNVMFRINDTLITPASNDSILRSITRMSVVEIAKHWGYKVEERKVSVDEVIAAIKDGSLKEAFGLGTAATVAHIESLSYRDEDFDLPPIEQREFSNKVADYLNAYKRGLEEDVFAWNIRV from the coding sequence ATGAAGGATGTTATGGAAATACGAGTAGATAAAACCACAAATTCTAAGATCGCAGAGGTAGATTTCGACAATCTTCCTTTCGGAAAAATCTTTTCCGATCACATGTTTGTGATGGATTATGCGAATGGGGAGTGGAAGGATCTACGCATTACTCCATATCAGAATATAGAAATTAGTCCTGCTAACTCTACACTGCACTACGGTCAGACCATTTTCGAAGGATTAAAAGCATACAAAGCGGAAAATGGAGAGATTCTAGTTTTTAGGCCTGGGGCAAATTTAGACCGACTTAATAAATCGGCTCAGCGCATGTGTATGCCCGAAATTCCAAAGGAACTGTTCATTGAGGCGCTTAAAAAGCTTATCGATATAGATAGAGCATGGGTGCCAGGCAAGGAGGGGCAAACGTTATATATAAGACCCTTTATGTTTGCAACCGACGAGTTCATTGGAATTCGCCCGTCTGATACATACAGATTTATCATTTTCACTTGCCCGGTGGCGAACTACTACAACAAGCCGGTAAGAGTTAAAATAGAAGAGCACTACTCGAGAGCGGGACAAGGAGGATTAGGTTTTGCAAAAACTGCAGCAAACTATGCCGCTTCACTGTATCCAGCTAAACAAGCACAGAAACAAGGTTACGACCAGTTAATTTGGACCAACAGTGGTTCGCACGAATTTATCGAGGAGAGTGGTACCATGAACGTTATGTTTAGGATAAACGACACCTTGATAACTCCGGCTAGTAACGATTCTATTCTAAGAAGTATTACCCGTATGTCCGTAGTGGAAATTGCTAAGCATTGGGGATATAAAGTAGAAGAAAGAAAGGTTTCGGTTGATGAGGTGATTGCTGCAATTAAAGATGGTAGCTTAAAAGAGGCCTTTGGTCTTGGTACTGCAGCAACTGTTGCCCATATCGAAAGTCTATCTTACCGTGATGAAGATTTTGATTTGCCTCCTATAGAGCAAAGAGAATTCTCCAACAAAGTGGCCGATTACCTAAATGCTTACAAAAGAGGCCTAGAAGAAGACGTATTTGCTTGGAATATCCGCGTATAA